The following coding sequences are from one Streptomyces sp. NBC_01294 window:
- a CDS encoding globin domain-containing protein, which translates to MDAPPTRSARRDTARIPAEGGGGTAEPSPDAVLIRRTLAEIAPIADKVTSYFYALVFTGHPEVRGMFPAAMDGQRDRLLKALLTAAEHIDDPEVLVPYLRRLGTGHRKYGTMAGHYPVVGEALVGALARYAVASWGPETQAAWVRAYTAISQIMIDAAAEDGVKAPAWWHAEVVSHDLRTPDIAVLTVRPDQPYAFLAGQYTSLETPWWPRVWRHYSFASAPRADGLLSFHVKAVPAGWVSNALVRHARPGDVLRLGPPAGSMVVDHTTDNGMLCLGGGTGIAPIKALIEDVAEHGERRPVEVFFGARSDSDLYDKDTLLGLQRSHPWLSVRPVVGDGLAGQLPQAVGEHGPWRSYDAFISGPPAMIRSGVDELLRIGIPGERIRYDAVEELAGIAG; encoded by the coding sequence ATGGACGCTCCGCCCACCAGATCGGCCAGACGCGATACGGCCCGGATACCCGCCGAGGGCGGTGGCGGTACGGCCGAGCCCTCACCGGATGCCGTCCTCATCCGCCGGACCCTCGCGGAGATCGCCCCCATAGCCGACAAGGTGACCTCGTACTTCTACGCTCTGGTGTTCACCGGGCACCCGGAAGTGCGGGGGATGTTCCCCGCAGCCATGGACGGGCAGCGCGACCGGCTGCTGAAGGCGCTGCTGACCGCCGCCGAGCACATCGACGATCCCGAGGTCCTCGTCCCCTACCTGCGCCGACTGGGCACGGGCCACCGCAAGTACGGCACCATGGCCGGCCACTATCCGGTGGTCGGCGAGGCCCTCGTCGGAGCGCTGGCCCGGTACGCGGTGGCGAGCTGGGGACCGGAGACCCAAGCCGCGTGGGTGCGGGCGTACACCGCGATCTCCCAGATCATGATCGACGCGGCGGCCGAGGACGGGGTGAAGGCGCCGGCGTGGTGGCACGCGGAGGTGGTCTCCCACGATCTGCGCACTCCCGACATCGCCGTGCTGACGGTCCGCCCCGACCAGCCGTACGCCTTCCTGGCCGGCCAGTACACGAGCCTGGAGACGCCGTGGTGGCCGCGGGTCTGGCGGCACTACTCCTTCGCCTCGGCGCCGCGCGCCGACGGACTGCTGTCCTTCCACGTCAAGGCCGTCCCCGCGGGCTGGGTCTCCAACGCGCTGGTACGGCACGCCCGCCCCGGGGACGTTCTGCGCCTCGGACCGCCGGCCGGGTCGATGGTGGTGGACCACACCACCGACAACGGGATGCTGTGCCTGGGCGGGGGAACCGGCATCGCCCCGATCAAGGCGCTGATCGAGGACGTGGCCGAGCACGGCGAACGGCGGCCGGTGGAGGTGTTCTTCGGAGCCCGCAGCGACAGCGACCTGTACGACAAGGACACCCTGCTGGGGCTGCAGCGCTCGCATCCGTGGCTGTCGGTGCGCCCGGTGGTGGGCGACGGGCTGGCCGGTCAGCTGCCGCAGGCCGTGGGTGAGCACGGGCCGTGGCGTTCGTACGACGCGTTCATCTCGGGCCCGCCCGCGATGATCCGAAGCGGTGTGGACGAGCTCCTGCGCATCGGCATCCCCGGCGAGCGGATCCGGTACGACGCTGTGGAGGAGCTGGCGGGGATCGCCGGCTGA
- a CDS encoding NUDIX hydrolase, which translates to MTERPVVKRTARAILLDGDDLILIKRTKPGIDPYWLTPGGGVESSDATVVDALHREVHEELGAKITDVVPCFVDTVEHIADKGVTGVKVQHFFVCRLESMDPSLRHGPEIDEPEGEYEIVRVPFSRVGIAAVHLVPLSLRHYLDGNIEGVRAMHAPDLG; encoded by the coding sequence ATGACCGAACGTCCCGTGGTCAAACGCACCGCCCGCGCGATCCTGCTCGACGGTGACGACCTGATCCTCATCAAGCGCACCAAGCCCGGCATCGATCCCTACTGGCTCACCCCCGGCGGCGGAGTGGAGTCCTCGGACGCCACCGTCGTCGACGCCCTCCACCGGGAGGTCCACGAAGAACTCGGCGCGAAGATCACCGATGTGGTGCCCTGCTTCGTCGACACCGTCGAGCACATCGCCGACAAGGGGGTGACCGGCGTGAAGGTGCAGCACTTCTTCGTCTGCCGCCTCGAATCGATGGACCCGAGTCTTCGCCACGGCCCCGAAATCGACGAGCCCGAGGGCGAGTACGAGATCGTCCGCGTGCCCTTCAGCCGGGTGGGCATCGCCGCCGTCCACCTCGTCCCGCTGTCCTTGCGGCACTACCTCGACGGCAACATCGAGGGTGTGCGCGCCATGCACGCTCCCGACCTGGGCTGA
- a CDS encoding LysR family transcriptional regulator — protein sequence MDLALLRTFVAVHRAGSFTRAAALLGLSQPAVTSQIRTLERQLGRPLFHRRARGVTPTAVGDELAHKAAPHLDALLRITETEREAAGEVRTLHVAGPPEFLCLRVLPALAPLVGQGHTLRASLQTGAEATLDGLAAGHHDLVVTTAQPRGGLFTATALCDEEHVLVAAPYWAALVDTDRLHDEGPAALDGIPVVEVHESLPLVTRYWAAVFDALPDARSLAAATVVAPDLRAVLECVRAGAGLAVLPRYLVRDALDSGGIVALAEPAVPPLRTWFLAVRTGSLALAHLARAHDRLLEAAVHW from the coding sequence ATGGACCTGGCCCTGCTGCGCACCTTCGTCGCCGTCCACCGGGCCGGCTCGTTCACGCGCGCCGCCGCCCTGCTCGGGCTGTCCCAGCCCGCCGTGACCTCACAGATCCGCACCCTCGAACGCCAGCTGGGGCGCCCGCTCTTCCACCGCCGGGCCCGCGGCGTCACCCCCACCGCCGTCGGCGACGAACTCGCCCACAAGGCCGCCCCGCACCTCGACGCCCTGCTGCGGATCACCGAGACCGAGCGGGAGGCCGCCGGCGAGGTGCGCACCCTCCACGTCGCCGGACCCCCCGAGTTCCTGTGCCTGCGCGTGCTCCCCGCCCTCGCCCCCCTCGTCGGTCAGGGCCACACCCTGCGCGCCTCCCTGCAGACGGGCGCAGAGGCGACCCTCGACGGGCTCGCCGCCGGCCACCACGACCTCGTCGTCACCACCGCCCAACCCCGCGGCGGCCTCTTCACCGCCACCGCCCTGTGCGACGAGGAGCACGTGCTCGTCGCCGCGCCCTACTGGGCCGCCCTCGTCGACACGGACCGGCTGCACGACGAGGGTCCCGCGGCCCTCGACGGCATTCCGGTCGTGGAGGTCCACGAGAGCCTGCCGCTCGTCACCCGCTACTGGGCGGCCGTCTTCGACGCCCTTCCCGACGCCAGGTCCCTGGCCGCCGCCACGGTGGTCGCGCCCGACCTGCGGGCCGTACTCGAATGCGTCCGGGCCGGCGCCGGGCTCGCCGTCCTGCCCCGCTACCTGGTGCGGGACGCCCTCGACAGCGGTGGGATCGTCGCCCTGGCCGAGCCTGCCGTACCGCCGCTGCGCACCTGGTTCCTGGCCGTACGGACCGGGAGCCTCGCCCTCGCCCACCTCGCGCGGGCGCACGACCGGCTGCTGGAAGCCGCCGTGCACTGGTGA
- a CDS encoding cystathionine gamma-lyase, protein MNEYAPEESVPGDGAADAPAGDAARFGDGTRAVRAGLPEPVKNEPPLPGPVFAAHFHLPGDVEGPYTYGRDTNPTWTLLERAIGELEAPGQDVHTVVFASGMAAVSAVALSQARTGDTVVLPDDGYQALPLLREQLEAYGIHVRTAPTGDDAQLAVLDGARLLWIETPSNPGLDVCDVRRLADAAHAGGTLVAVDNTLATPLGQRPLELGADFSVASGTKGLTGHGDLLLGYVVCRDPELAARVRKWRKIVGAIPGPMEAWLAHRSLATIQLRAQRQWANALAVAEALAGRSDVTGLRYPGLATDPSHKTAARQMRGFGSVVSFTLPDRAHAERFMAALHLVEDATSFGGVRSTAERRRRWGGDAVSEGFIRFSAGAEDTEDLVADVLRALDSAGRTS, encoded by the coding sequence GTGAACGAGTACGCCCCCGAAGAGTCCGTCCCCGGAGACGGCGCGGCCGATGCCCCTGCCGGCGACGCGGCCCGGTTCGGCGACGGCACCCGTGCCGTCCGCGCCGGACTGCCCGAGCCCGTCAAGAACGAGCCGCCGCTGCCCGGGCCGGTCTTCGCCGCCCACTTCCACCTCCCCGGCGACGTCGAAGGCCCGTACACCTACGGCCGCGACACCAACCCCACCTGGACCCTGCTGGAACGGGCGATCGGGGAACTGGAGGCCCCCGGCCAGGACGTGCACACCGTCGTCTTCGCCTCCGGCATGGCCGCGGTCTCCGCCGTCGCCCTCTCCCAGGCGCGCACCGGCGACACCGTCGTCCTGCCCGACGACGGGTACCAGGCACTGCCCCTGCTGCGCGAGCAGCTGGAGGCGTACGGGATCCACGTGCGCACCGCCCCGACCGGCGACGACGCCCAGCTCGCGGTCCTCGACGGGGCCCGGCTGCTGTGGATCGAGACTCCGTCCAATCCCGGGCTCGACGTCTGCGACGTACGGCGCCTCGCGGACGCCGCGCACGCCGGCGGGACCCTGGTCGCCGTCGACAACACCCTCGCCACCCCGCTCGGGCAGCGGCCGCTGGAACTCGGGGCGGACTTCTCCGTGGCGAGCGGCACCAAGGGCCTCACCGGCCACGGCGACCTGCTGCTCGGGTACGTCGTGTGCCGCGACCCGGAGCTCGCCGCCCGTGTCCGGAAGTGGCGCAAGATCGTCGGCGCGATCCCCGGACCCATGGAGGCCTGGCTCGCCCACCGCTCCCTGGCCACGATCCAGTTGCGCGCGCAGCGCCAGTGGGCCAACGCGCTGGCCGTGGCCGAGGCCCTGGCCGGCCGCTCCGACGTGACCGGGCTGCGCTACCCGGGCCTGGCCACGGACCCCTCCCACAAGACGGCCGCCCGCCAGATGCGGGGCTTCGGATCGGTGGTCTCCTTCACGCTGCCCGACCGCGCCCACGCGGAACGGTTCATGGCCGCCCTGCACCTGGTCGAGGACGCCACGAGTTTCGGCGGCGTACGGTCCACCGCCGAGCGGCGCCGACGGTGGGGCGGCGACGCGGTGTCGGAGGGATTCATCCGCTTCTCCGCCGGGGCCGAGGACACCGAGGACCTGGTCGCGGACGTGCTGCGGGCCCTCGATTCCGCGGGCCGCACGAGCTGA
- a CDS encoding low molecular weight protein-tyrosine-phosphatase: MYRVCFVCTGNICRSPMAESVFRAHVAQAGLDTLIEVDSAGTGGWHEGDGADPRTVSVLEGAGYEQDHRARQFRSSWFARLDLVIALDAGHLRDLRALAPTPQDAAKVRLLRSYDPAATAAETDVPDPYYGSLDGFEECLELVEAASPGLLDAVREAVKEHTA, from the coding sequence ATGTACCGCGTGTGCTTCGTCTGCACGGGCAACATATGCCGCTCCCCCATGGCCGAGTCGGTCTTCCGCGCCCACGTGGCGCAGGCCGGACTCGACACCCTGATCGAGGTGGACAGCGCCGGAACCGGAGGCTGGCACGAGGGCGACGGCGCCGACCCGCGCACCGTCTCCGTCCTGGAGGGCGCCGGCTACGAGCAGGATCACCGGGCCCGGCAGTTCCGCTCCTCCTGGTTCGCCCGCCTGGACCTCGTCATCGCGCTCGACGCCGGGCACCTGCGGGACCTGCGCGCACTCGCCCCCACCCCGCAGGACGCCGCCAAGGTCCGGCTGCTGCGGTCCTACGATCCGGCGGCCACGGCCGCGGAGACCGACGTACCGGATCCCTACTACGGTTCCCTCGACGGGTTCGAGGAGTGCCTGGAGCTGGTGGAGGCGGCGAGCCCCGGTCTGCTGGACGCCGTACGCGAGGCCGTGAAGGAGCACACCGCGTGA
- a CDS encoding phage holin family protein gives MTNFVVKTLANAAALAVAIWLLAGITLDDGTSLGRRTLTLILVALVFGLVNLIVKPVVKLLSLPLFVLTLGLFTLVVNALMLLLTSWLATQLDLSFHVDGFLTALLGGLIISIVSWAVNMVLPDKN, from the coding sequence ATGACGAATTTCGTAGTCAAGACGCTCGCCAACGCGGCGGCCCTGGCCGTCGCCATCTGGCTGCTTGCCGGCATCACCCTCGACGACGGCACCAGTCTGGGCCGCCGCACGCTCACATTGATCCTGGTCGCGCTGGTCTTCGGGCTGGTCAACCTGATCGTCAAGCCGGTGGTGAAGCTGCTCTCGCTGCCGCTGTTCGTCCTCACCCTCGGTCTGTTCACCCTCGTCGTGAACGCCCTGATGCTGCTCCTGACCTCCTGGCTGGCCACGCAGCTCGACCTCAGCTTCCACGTCGACGGCTTCCTGACCGCGCTGCTCGGCGGCCTGATCATCTCCATCGTCTCCTGGGCCGTGAACATGGTCCTGCCCGACAAGAACTGA
- a CDS encoding cupin domain-containing protein produces MKAFRLDELEAERAANDGAYLQFLRERNMSVGLYALDAGQIDPQQPHRQDEVYFVVSGRASITVGEETTTVARGSVVYVPAGVPHKFHHITEDLKVMVVFSPPES; encoded by the coding sequence ATGAAAGCCTTCCGGCTTGACGAGCTCGAAGCGGAGCGGGCCGCCAATGACGGCGCCTATCTGCAGTTCCTGCGCGAGCGGAACATGTCGGTCGGGCTGTACGCGCTCGATGCCGGGCAGATCGATCCGCAACAGCCGCACCGCCAAGACGAGGTGTACTTCGTCGTCAGCGGGCGCGCCTCGATCACGGTCGGGGAGGAGACGACCACCGTGGCGCGCGGCAGCGTGGTGTATGTCCCCGCGGGCGTCCCGCACAAGTTCCACCACATCACCGAGGACCTGAAGGTGATGGTGGTGTTCTCCCCGCCGGAGAGCTGA
- a CDS encoding DUF5326 family protein: protein MDGIRGIFAGMPWWVKWVAVPLLALFVFGGVITSILGALIGFVFKLLLFVGLVAGLIFVVKKFSGGGSKSSSGEW from the coding sequence ATGGACGGGATCCGAGGGATATTCGCAGGCATGCCCTGGTGGGTGAAGTGGGTCGCCGTTCCGCTGCTGGCGCTCTTCGTCTTCGGCGGCGTGATCACCAGCATCCTGGGCGCGCTGATCGGGTTCGTCTTCAAGCTGCTGCTCTTCGTCGGACTCGTCGCCGGCCTGATCTTCGTCGTGAAGAAGTTCAGTGGCGGCGGTTCGAAGTCCTCCTCCGGTGAGTGGTAA
- a CDS encoding IclR family transcriptional regulator, with the protein MIGSVQRALRLLEAAGSHSEGAPAKQLAREAGLPLPTAYHLLRTLTHEGYLRRESGVFVLGAAAGRLAGGALQQKRRSMIVDSLAHFRDAVGAPVYFAVYREGEIELVGVSDTPASPACEEWADFRATGHAHAIGQCLLGQLDEKARKDHYDRHPVEAITPYTVRDLRSLEQRIGALGRMQPVTERQEYALGTVCAAIPITAGDTAATMAISLPLQQADRLLYVVNRLRSEVGALLSTLSFSISI; encoded by the coding sequence CTGATCGGCTCGGTGCAGAGGGCGTTGAGGCTGCTCGAAGCAGCGGGCTCCCATAGCGAGGGAGCCCCGGCGAAACAGCTGGCGCGCGAGGCCGGGCTCCCGCTTCCCACCGCGTACCACCTGCTGCGCACCCTGACCCACGAGGGCTACCTGCGCAGGGAGAGCGGTGTCTTCGTCCTGGGCGCCGCCGCGGGTCGGCTCGCCGGTGGGGCACTCCAGCAGAAACGTCGCAGCATGATCGTCGACTCCCTCGCGCACTTCCGCGACGCGGTCGGGGCCCCCGTCTACTTCGCGGTCTACCGCGAGGGTGAGATCGAGCTCGTGGGTGTCTCGGACACCCCGGCCAGCCCGGCCTGCGAGGAGTGGGCCGACTTCCGGGCGACCGGCCACGCGCACGCCATCGGGCAGTGCCTGCTCGGCCAGCTCGACGAGAAGGCGCGCAAAGATCATTACGACCGTCATCCGGTCGAGGCCATCACCCCTTATACCGTGCGGGATCTGCGCTCCCTGGAACAACGGATCGGGGCCCTCGGGCGAATGCAGCCAGTAACCGAACGTCAGGAATATGCCCTCGGCACGGTCTGCGCCGCCATCCCCATCACAGCGGGCGATACCGCCGCAACCATGGCTATTTCTCTCCCCCTACAGCAGGCAGATCGATTGCTCTATGTAGTCAATCGACTACGGAGTGAAGTAGGCGCGCTGTTGAGCACCCTCTCGTTCTCTATCAGTATCTGA
- a CDS encoding SsgA family sporulation/cell division regulator, protein MRESVQAEVMMSFLVSEELSFRIPVELRYDARDPYAVRLTFHLPGDAPVTWAFGRELLLDGINKPCGDGDVHIAPTDPEDLSDVHIRLQVGGDRALFRASAAPLVAFLDRTDRIVPLGQERNLGDFEENLDEALVKILADSRQNEQNAG, encoded by the coding sequence ATGCGCGAGTCGGTACAGGCAGAGGTCATGATGAGTTTCCTCGTTTCCGAGGAGCTCTCGTTCCGGATTCCGGTGGAACTCCGGTACGACGCTCGTGATCCCTACGCAGTCCGCCTGACCTTCCACCTTCCCGGAGACGCGCCCGTGACCTGGGCGTTCGGCCGGGAACTCCTCCTCGACGGCATCAACAAGCCGTGTGGTGACGGCGATGTGCACATCGCCCCCACCGACCCCGAGGACCTGTCCGATGTCCACATCCGGCTCCAGGTCGGCGGCGACCGGGCCCTGTTCCGTGCCAGCGCGGCGCCGCTCGTCGCGTTCCTCGACCGCACCGACCGGATCGTTCCGCTCGGGCAGGAGCGCAACCTGGGCGACTTCGAGGAGAACCTCGACGAGGCGCTCGTCAAGATCCTGGCCGACTCGAGGCAGAACGAGCAGAACGCCGGCTGA